The following are encoded in a window of Bacillus sp. SORGH_AS_0510 genomic DNA:
- a CDS encoding class I SAM-dependent methyltransferase: MVNQAILIAQKLEVPYVERIKKSISHLQQKWDSSCIVVGKERLELFEYGGNQPFFFHPNSAMFRIKRLLRGENDPFADISQLSRGMSILDCTLGLSSDAIVASFLVGREGKVIGLEGQKYLAFVVKNGLQTWNSGLEIMNKAMKRIDVIHTHALDYLKMQPNASVDCVYFDPMFEESVLESDGIKALGKFAVYDDLTEETLQEAKRVAKSKVILKDHYKSSRFEKYGFDVVKRKTSKFHFGVIIK; the protein is encoded by the coding sequence ATGGTTAATCAGGCAATTTTAATTGCACAAAAGCTAGAAGTTCCATATGTGGAAAGAATTAAGAAATCCATCTCGCACTTACAGCAAAAATGGGACAGTTCTTGCATTGTTGTAGGGAAAGAAAGGTTGGAGCTTTTTGAATACGGTGGAAACCAGCCCTTCTTCTTTCATCCAAATTCAGCTATGTTTAGGATTAAGCGTCTGCTTCGGGGAGAGAACGATCCATTTGCAGATATATCCCAGCTGTCTAGAGGGATGTCTATTCTTGATTGTACTCTTGGACTTTCTTCTGATGCTATTGTTGCAAGCTTTCTTGTTGGAAGAGAAGGGAAAGTAATAGGTTTAGAGGGTCAAAAATACTTAGCCTTTGTTGTAAAAAATGGGCTTCAAACTTGGAATTCCGGTCTCGAAATAATGAATAAGGCAATGAAAAGAATTGATGTGATTCATACACATGCACTTGACTATTTAAAAATGCAGCCAAATGCATCTGTAGATTGTGTGTATTTCGATCCCATGTTTGAAGAGAGTGTCCTTGAATCAGATGGAATAAAAGCGCTTGGCAAATTTGCAGTGTATGATGATTTAACCGAAGAAACGCTACAGGAAGCTAAAAGAGTGGCAAAATCTAAAGTTATTTTAAAGGATCATTATAAAAGTAGTCGGTTTGAAAAGTATGGATTTGATGTAGTTAAGAGAAAAACATCTAAATTTCATTTTGGTGTAATAATTAAGTAG
- a CDS encoding BrxA/BrxB family bacilliredoxin: MTNAYEEYMKQMVLPMRQELTRAGFEELQSAEDVEKFMENVEGTTLVVVNSVCGCAAGLARPAATQAVLSSEKKPAHLVTVFAGQDKEATAKMREYFEGIEPSSPSMALLKDKKVVHFIPRHDIEGMPMEMVMQNLLGALEDHC, encoded by the coding sequence GTGACAAATGCATATGAAGAATATATGAAGCAAATGGTATTACCAATGCGCCAAGAGTTAACACGAGCAGGCTTTGAAGAACTTCAATCAGCTGAAGACGTGGAAAAATTTATGGAAAATGTAGAAGGCACTACGCTTGTAGTAGTTAATTCAGTTTGTGGATGCGCAGCTGGATTAGCTCGACCTGCAGCAACTCAAGCTGTTCTAAGTAGTGAAAAGAAACCAGCCCATCTTGTAACTGTTTTTGCGGGACAGGATAAGGAAGCAACTGCTAAAATGCGCGAGTACTTTGAAGGAATTGAGCCTTCTTCTCCATCTATGGCTCTTCTGAAAGATAAAAAAGTCGTTCATTTTATTCCAAGACATGATATCGAAGGAATGCCAATGGAAATGGTTATGCAAAATCTACTGGGTGCATTAGAGGATCATTGCTAA
- a CDS encoding conserved virulence factor C family protein, whose protein sequence is MKIKAIEPTPSPNTMKIILNQELPMGKSHNYKKDSVQDAPSIIQDILKIEGIKGVYHVADFLAVERNARFDWKELLPKVRNAFGEQEVVRNETRKLDHFGEIKVEIQIFKDIPLQVKLTDGSTERRFGMPEYFLKAREHAQLPEDNYILLRKWKSQGVRYGDFEQIGQDVVEELIAAYPMERLEELVEKAQENESSIDQKIRPLRKKVTLDDISNPDWQVRFKALEQMDDPELSDLPILEKALSDEKPSIRRLATVYLGMIKEKDVLPLLYKALKDKTVTVRRTAGDCLSDLGFTEAQDEMVEALRDQSKLVRWRAAMFLFEVGDEKALPGLKAAENDPEFEVSMQVKMAIERIAGGEKATGSVWKQMTEARKTED, encoded by the coding sequence TTGAAAATAAAGGCGATTGAACCGACGCCAAGTCCAAATACTATGAAGATAATTTTAAACCAAGAACTCCCAATGGGGAAAAGTCATAATTATAAAAAAGATAGTGTACAAGATGCACCGTCCATCATTCAAGATATCTTAAAGATTGAAGGGATCAAGGGTGTCTACCATGTGGCAGATTTCCTTGCGGTTGAAAGGAATGCAAGATTTGATTGGAAGGAATTATTGCCAAAGGTTCGCAATGCATTTGGTGAGCAGGAAGTAGTAAGGAATGAAACGAGAAAATTAGATCATTTTGGTGAGATTAAAGTTGAAATCCAAATATTTAAAGATATTCCTCTTCAAGTGAAACTTACAGATGGTTCTACTGAAAGAAGATTCGGTATGCCAGAGTATTTCTTAAAAGCAAGAGAGCATGCCCAGCTTCCGGAAGATAATTATATTTTGTTGCGCAAATGGAAAAGTCAGGGTGTTCGATATGGTGATTTCGAGCAAATTGGACAAGATGTTGTCGAAGAGTTAATTGCAGCCTATCCAATGGAAAGATTAGAAGAATTAGTTGAGAAAGCTCAAGAAAATGAATCTTCAATCGATCAAAAGATTCGACCCCTGAGGAAGAAAGTAACATTGGATGATATAAGTAATCCTGATTGGCAGGTTCGTTTTAAGGCTCTTGAACAAATGGACGACCCAGAATTAAGTGATCTGCCAATTTTAGAAAAAGCCTTGTCAGATGAGAAGCCATCTATTCGCAGATTAGCAACAGTATACCTTGGGATGATAAAAGAGAAGGACGTTTTACCGCTTCTCTACAAGGCTCTAAAAGATAAAACCGTAACAGTTAGACGAACAGCGGGTGACTGCTTGTCTGATTTGGGCTTCACTGAGGCACAAGATGAGATGGTAGAGGCATTGAGAGACCAAAGTAAACTTGTTCGCTGGCGTGCTGCCATGTTTTTATTCGAAGTTGGGGATGAAAAGGCCCTTCCTGGCTTAAAGGCTGCGGAAAATGACCCGGAATTTGAAGTGAGTATGCAAGTTAAAATGGCGATTGAACGAATTGCAGGTGGAGAAAAAGCGACTGGTTCTGTTTGGAAACAGATGACAGAAGCGAGAAAAACAGAGGACTAG
- a CDS encoding cysteine protease StiP family protein, with protein sequence MQRMINKPAKMGTYQEEDVQFLLKDLSEVTLEDTTANREKKVQSGIHYSESLPMEYQPPEEYVNLFWKTLNDYKQKIALCIGIVAEQIYQAKGHKTVIVSLARAGTPVGILIKRYLRMRYNVSLPHYSVSIIRDRGIDENAIQYIMNEHPKGVIQFVDGWTGKGAISIELTKACQEYQRKYGTCLDDTLAVLADPGYCTTLFGTREDFLIPSACLNSTVSGLVSRTVLNEKYIGKNDFHGAKFYRDLLPVDLSNEFIQLISNEFSFIYKEAAAIAAKKVQEEIETGFLGMMDVKKIQEEFSIESTHYIKPGVGETTRVLMRRVPWKILMRDASSPFVKHIIMLAEEKGVEVVEYPNLRYLCCGLIKSLKENKK encoded by the coding sequence ATGCAAAGAATGATTAATAAACCGGCAAAAATGGGGACTTACCAAGAAGAAGATGTGCAATTCCTATTAAAGGATTTAAGTGAGGTAACCCTTGAGGACACAACTGCCAATCGCGAAAAAAAGGTTCAATCAGGAATTCATTATAGTGAGTCATTGCCGATGGAGTACCAGCCTCCAGAAGAATATGTGAATTTATTTTGGAAAACGCTGAATGATTATAAGCAGAAGATAGCCCTGTGTATAGGAATTGTGGCAGAACAAATCTATCAAGCAAAAGGTCATAAAACGGTCATCGTCTCTTTAGCAAGAGCCGGTACCCCCGTTGGAATCTTAATTAAAAGATACCTAAGAATGCGCTACAATGTGTCATTACCGCATTATAGCGTCTCTATTATTAGAGATCGCGGGATTGACGAAAATGCCATTCAATATATTATGAATGAACATCCAAAAGGTGTGATTCAATTTGTTGATGGTTGGACAGGAAAAGGGGCTATTTCGATAGAGTTAACAAAGGCATGTCAAGAATACCAACGGAAATATGGCACATGTCTTGATGATACACTGGCTGTTTTAGCTGATCCAGGCTATTGTACAACACTATTTGGTACGAGAGAAGATTTCTTAATTCCTAGTGCATGTTTAAATTCTACTGTTTCTGGTCTTGTGAGTCGGACCGTATTAAATGAAAAATATATTGGCAAAAATGATTTTCATGGAGCAAAATTTTACCGTGACTTGCTTCCAGTCGATCTGTCAAATGAATTTATCCAACTCATTTCTAATGAATTTTCATTTATTTATAAGGAAGCCGCTGCAATTGCAGCAAAAAAGGTACAGGAAGAAATTGAAACTGGTTTTTTAGGGATGATGGATGTAAAAAAAATTCAAGAAGAATTTTCCATTGAGAGTACACACTATATTAAGCCGGGAGTAGGAGAAACAACTAGGGTTCTTATGCGCAGGGTGCCATGGAAAATTCTGATGCGAGACGCTTCCAGCCCATTTGTAAAGCATATCATCATGCTTGCAGAAGAAAAAGGGGTTGAAGTGGTGGAATATCCTAACCTGCGATATTTGTGCTGCGGTTTAATTAAATCGCTGAAGGAGAATAAAAAATGA
- the abc-f gene encoding ribosomal protection-like ABC-F family protein, whose product MKMLTVENVSKTYGEKQLFNNISFTISEKERVGLIGINGTGKSSLLKIIAGVDQADSGKIISGKDYSISFLSQQPDLDVSKTVLEQVFHGEAPILKLMREYESTLLLLDTDPNNTSVQEELFRLQKQMDALDAWDASTNAKSILTKLGIADFTKIVGELSGGQKKRVALAQVLIEEPDLLILDEPTNHLDFDSVKWLEDYLSRYSGSILLVTHDRYFLDRVANRMFELDGGNLYSYKGNYAAFLEAQAIREENEAATFEKRKNLFRRELEWMRRGAKARTTKQKARIQRFEELDDKLTGGKPSAEKLDISLHGSRLGKQVFELKDASKRYSDKTILNHFDLLVKPGDRIGIIGQNGAGKSTLLNILAKRIPLDEGDFIMGQTVKIAYYTQESEDMDENKRMIEYIKETAEIVETSDGKTISATQMLERFLFAPYSHGTLIRKLSGGEKRRLYLLKLLMTAPNVLLLDEPTNDLDTQTLTVLEDYLEEFPGVVITVSHDRYFLDKVAEQLLVLRGEGIIDSFYGNYTDYIEKENAFEAKKTVTITNQPSKAQEKEKKKKMTYMEKKEWEEIDVVIAKTEARLEEVADQMANIGSDFTKAQELMKLETELNEKLEELIERWSYLSDLAENE is encoded by the coding sequence ATGAAAATGCTCACAGTAGAAAATGTTTCGAAAACGTATGGGGAGAAACAACTCTTTAATAATATTTCTTTCACTATTAGTGAAAAAGAGCGTGTAGGTTTAATCGGCATCAATGGAACAGGTAAATCCTCATTATTAAAAATTATCGCTGGTGTGGACCAAGCTGATTCAGGGAAAATTATTTCCGGTAAAGATTATTCGATCTCCTTTTTAAGTCAACAACCGGACTTGGATGTAAGTAAAACTGTCCTTGAACAAGTCTTTCATGGTGAAGCGCCCATATTGAAGCTCATGCGTGAATACGAAAGCACTCTTTTGTTGCTTGATACTGACCCAAATAATACGTCTGTACAGGAAGAACTATTTCGATTACAGAAGCAAATGGATGCCCTAGATGCATGGGATGCCAGTACGAATGCGAAGTCCATCTTGACGAAATTAGGAATTGCAGACTTCACAAAGATAGTTGGGGAGCTGTCCGGCGGTCAAAAAAAGCGTGTTGCGTTAGCTCAAGTATTAATCGAAGAGCCAGATTTATTAATTTTAGACGAACCAACTAACCATCTCGATTTTGACTCAGTAAAATGGCTGGAAGATTATTTAAGTAGATATAGCGGTTCTATCTTACTTGTTACCCATGATCGTTACTTTCTAGACCGTGTTGCTAATAGAATGTTTGAATTAGATGGTGGAAATCTTTATAGCTACAAGGGGAACTATGCTGCGTTTTTAGAGGCGCAGGCTATTCGGGAAGAAAATGAAGCGGCAACCTTTGAGAAAAGAAAGAATCTTTTTAGGCGAGAACTAGAATGGATGAGACGAGGTGCAAAGGCTAGGACCACTAAACAAAAGGCTAGAATTCAACGCTTTGAGGAACTAGATGATAAGCTTACTGGTGGGAAGCCTTCCGCAGAAAAGCTCGATATCTCTTTACATGGAAGCAGACTAGGGAAACAAGTGTTTGAACTAAAAGACGCTTCCAAGCGATATTCGGACAAAACAATCTTGAATCACTTTGACCTACTGGTTAAACCGGGCGACAGAATTGGAATTATCGGCCAAAATGGTGCTGGGAAATCTACATTGTTAAATATTCTAGCTAAAAGAATTCCGCTTGATGAAGGAGATTTCATCATGGGTCAAACAGTTAAAATCGCTTATTACACACAAGAAAGCGAAGATATGGATGAAAACAAGCGGATGATAGAATATATTAAAGAAACGGCAGAAATTGTTGAAACTTCTGATGGAAAGACGATATCTGCAACCCAAATGCTCGAACGGTTCCTATTCGCACCATATTCCCATGGAACACTAATCCGAAAGCTTTCTGGTGGAGAAAAGCGCCGCCTATACCTTTTGAAGTTATTAATGACAGCACCCAATGTTCTCTTACTTGATGAGCCGACCAATGATTTAGACACTCAAACATTAACAGTATTAGAAGATTATTTAGAAGAATTTCCGGGAGTGGTTATTACCGTTTCGCATGATCGTTACTTCCTCGATAAGGTGGCTGAACAGCTTCTTGTTTTACGAGGTGAAGGTATAATTGATTCTTTTTACGGAAATTACACTGATTATATTGAAAAAGAAAATGCCTTCGAAGCAAAAAAAACGGTTACGATAACAAACCAACCGTCTAAAGCACAAGAAAAAGAAAAAAAGAAAAAAATGACTTACATGGAGAAAAAAGAGTGGGAAGAAATTGATGTGGTCATCGCAAAAACAGAAGCCCGTTTAGAAGAGGTAGCTGACCAAATGGCGAATATTGGAAGTGATTTTACAAAAGCACAAGAATTAATGAAGTTGGAAACAGAATTAAACGAAAAGCTAGAAGAATTAATTGAGCGCTGGTCGTACCTCTCTGATCTTGCAGAAAATGAATGA
- a CDS encoding HpcH/HpaI aldolase/citrate lyase family protein — protein MNFFTYFYGEELDRFFYKKPLAFNKYSDRELLSYGLGATLYMPATRPNIHQEILSKKHEGLTSLVIDLEDAVGDNEVDGAETMLIMELLKLYGEVNKGFLSFVDLPLMFIRIRDVEQLRRINEQLGDATKLLTGVVLPKFTADTGIELLEEVLKIHSTEHPFYAMPILESPKVIQKETRMKELMNIKKLLDRFRENILNVRIGATDFCGLYGIRRNADTTVYEIAVLRDCISDIINVFQRFDCPYVVSGPVWEYFSSKQRMLKPQLRQTPFRERYGDEGLKWRAKLIDENTDGFIREILMDITNGLTGKTIIHPSHIKIVQSLNVVSYEEYIDAKNIIEAATGDIGVMKSDFANKMNEIKPHYYWAKKIILKSQLYGVLHEEFTNIDLIKKEVYV, from the coding sequence ATGAATTTTTTTACTTATTTTTATGGAGAAGAACTAGATCGATTCTTTTATAAAAAACCTCTGGCGTTTAATAAATACTCTGATCGTGAGCTCTTGTCCTATGGTTTAGGGGCAACCCTTTACATGCCTGCAACACGTCCAAATATCCATCAGGAAATTCTCTCGAAGAAGCATGAGGGTTTGACTTCGCTTGTGATCGATTTAGAGGATGCTGTGGGTGACAATGAAGTGGATGGAGCAGAAACTATGCTCATTATGGAATTGCTTAAATTATATGGTGAAGTGAATAAAGGTTTTTTAAGCTTTGTAGATTTACCGTTAATGTTTATTAGGATTCGAGATGTTGAGCAATTAAGAAGAATAAATGAACAATTGGGTGATGCCACCAAGCTATTAACAGGTGTGGTTCTACCGAAGTTCACTGCTGACACCGGTATAGAATTATTAGAAGAGGTTTTAAAAATTCATTCAACAGAGCATCCTTTTTATGCTATGCCAATCCTTGAGTCCCCAAAAGTAATTCAAAAGGAAACTAGAATGAAAGAATTAATGAATATTAAGAAATTGCTAGATAGATTCCGGGAAAATATTCTGAATGTTCGGATTGGTGCAACTGATTTTTGTGGGCTTTATGGAATCAGAAGGAACGCGGACACCACTGTATATGAAATTGCAGTATTAAGAGACTGTATTTCAGATATTATCAACGTGTTTCAGCGGTTTGATTGTCCTTATGTTGTGTCAGGTCCTGTATGGGAATATTTTTCATCAAAGCAAAGAATGTTAAAGCCACAGCTTAGACAAACCCCTTTCCGTGAAAGGTATGGTGACGAAGGGCTGAAGTGGAGAGCTAAATTAATTGATGAAAATACAGATGGATTCATTCGGGAGATTCTTATGGATATTACAAACGGTTTAACAGGAAAAACAATTATTCATCCATCTCACATAAAAATTGTCCAATCTCTTAATGTTGTTTCCTATGAGGAATATATTGATGCGAAGAATATCATTGAGGCGGCAACCGGCGATATTGGTGTTATGAAAAGTGACTTTGCTAACAAAATGAATGAAATAAAGCCTCATTATTATTGGGCAAAGAAAATCATACTAAAATCACAGCTTTACGGGGTGTTACATGAAGAATTCACAAACATTGACCTTATCAAAAAAGAAGTTTACGTTTAA
- a CDS encoding YpjP family protein — MSKWLRKPLFVLISILTFGLVTPTQLMNSVNADNFKDRDAFEATADRNFTQQNGFYQESEFNREEFMEELIKQAEIQSYQKFGTKIKPVIEDEFREIILPKIEMAIAQTANQFPEEDLKNLTITEQPGSGLSEKIFNIKDSVTGKDILRFHVRRDNPPKAGYWFNFHYHTIYDEYQSHHELGTIFWAKNTPPKWMS; from the coding sequence ATGAGCAAGTGGCTTCGTAAACCGTTATTTGTATTGATTTCTATTTTAACCTTTGGCCTGGTAACGCCGACGCAGTTAATGAACTCCGTCAATGCAGATAATTTTAAAGATAGAGATGCTTTTGAAGCGACTGCAGATAGAAACTTTACACAGCAAAATGGATTTTATCAAGAATCAGAGTTTAACCGGGAAGAATTTATGGAAGAATTAATAAAACAGGCAGAAATACAGTCCTATCAAAAGTTTGGCACAAAAATTAAGCCTGTAATCGAAGATGAATTTCGTGAAATTATTCTACCAAAAATTGAAATGGCTATAGCACAAACTGCTAATCAATTTCCCGAAGAGGATTTAAAAAACCTTACAATCACGGAGCAACCAGGATCAGGTCTTTCAGAAAAGATATTTAATATTAAAGATAGTGTAACTGGTAAAGATATTTTACGTTTTCATGTGAGACGTGATAATCCACCAAAAGCTGGTTACTGGTTTAATTTTCATTATCATACCATTTATGACGAGTATCAAAGTCATCATGAATTAGGGACTATTTTCTGGGCTAAAAACACGCCGCCTAAGTGGATGAGTTAA
- a CDS encoding TerD family protein, with protein MAVSLSKGQKVDLTKTNPGLTNVVVGLGWDTNKYDGGNDFDLDSSVFLLGENGKVTNETDFVFYNNPQGANGAVVHTGDNRTGAGDGDDEQVKINLTTIPANIQRIAFTITIHDADSRNQNFGQVSNSYARIFNEATGEELIRYDLGEDFSIETAIVVGELYRHNGEWKFSAIGSGYQGGLAALATDFGLSVG; from the coding sequence ATGGCAGTAAGTTTATCAAAAGGTCAAAAGGTTGATTTAACAAAAACAAATCCTGGGCTAACAAATGTAGTAGTAGGACTTGGCTGGGATACAAACAAGTATGACGGAGGAAATGATTTCGATTTAGATTCATCTGTTTTTCTTTTGGGGGAAAACGGTAAGGTGACTAATGAAACGGATTTCGTTTTCTATAACAATCCTCAAGGTGCAAATGGTGCTGTAGTACATACTGGTGACAATCGTACAGGTGCTGGTGATGGTGATGATGAACAGGTGAAAATTAATCTAACAACGATTCCTGCGAATATTCAACGCATTGCTTTTACAATTACAATTCATGATGCTGACAGCAGAAATCAAAACTTTGGCCAAGTTTCTAATTCCTATGCTCGTATTTTTAATGAGGCAACAGGAGAAGAGTTGATTCGTTATGACTTAGGTGAAGATTTCTCAATTGAGACAGCAATTGTTGTCGGTGAGTTATATCGTCATAATGGTGAATGGAAATTTAGTGCAATCGGAAGTGGATATCAAGGCGGATTAGCTGCCCTTGCTACTGATTTTGGTCTATCCGTAGGTTAG
- a CDS encoding phosphoribosyltransferase family protein, translated as MKNSQTLTLSKKKFTFNILGAIETEIEVVENMYNLPINDLFTMAARINKKRSFLFVSKVLGKHLPILPEKGMLTAALLAAKYMESVQGLPCVEKEKLISLFTSKGDSFQHSPFVPKEINPIIIGFAETATALGHAFFDCFHSADFFHTTREEMVEKEPNITFEEEHSHATAHRCYILSEMINNNKEIILVDDEITTGKTALNIIQSIHSYYPRKEYTVVSILDWRSQGNKDDFEQLENKLGIKIHVVSLVSGKVQVIQHKDVISHYYGNEEGNLEEKQKVEVVQLSSLFTPVSYSSKANGNKTPYIKETGRFGLQSQRNSFQEKVRKAASLLIQKRTGKSTLCLGTGEFMYLPMKLASEMGEEVYYQSTTRSPIHIENEVGYGARFGMKFPNPDDESVTNYVYNIPPGFYDELFIFFEREVELDRLRPLLEELKKTGIQSIKIVFFSKC; from the coding sequence ATGAAGAATTCACAAACATTGACCTTATCAAAAAAGAAGTTTACGTTTAATATTCTTGGTGCAATTGAAACGGAAATAGAAGTAGTTGAAAATATGTATAATCTACCTATTAATGATCTTTTCACGATGGCTGCTCGTATTAATAAAAAGCGCTCATTCTTATTCGTCAGTAAGGTTTTAGGAAAACACTTACCCATTCTTCCGGAAAAGGGGATGTTGACGGCGGCATTATTAGCAGCAAAATACATGGAATCTGTTCAGGGACTACCGTGTGTGGAAAAAGAAAAGTTAATATCTTTATTTACAAGTAAGGGAGATTCTTTTCAACATTCTCCCTTTGTGCCCAAGGAAATTAACCCTATAATAATTGGTTTTGCTGAAACAGCGACTGCACTTGGTCATGCTTTTTTTGATTGTTTCCATTCTGCCGATTTCTTCCATACTACAAGAGAAGAAATGGTAGAGAAAGAGCCAAACATTACATTTGAAGAAGAGCACTCTCATGCAACTGCTCACCGCTGTTACATTCTAAGTGAAATGATAAATAACAACAAGGAAATCATTCTTGTTGATGATGAAATAACAACGGGAAAAACTGCATTAAATATTATCCAATCTATTCACTCCTATTATCCTAGAAAGGAATATACGGTTGTTTCAATATTAGATTGGCGTTCACAAGGAAATAAAGATGACTTCGAACAGCTCGAGAACAAACTTGGAATAAAGATTCATGTGGTAAGTCTTGTGTCTGGAAAGGTACAAGTAATTCAACATAAGGATGTAATCAGTCACTATTATGGAAATGAAGAAGGTAATTTGGAAGAAAAGCAGAAAGTTGAGGTAGTTCAGTTGTCCTCATTGTTCACACCTGTCTCGTATTCTTCCAAGGCAAATGGGAACAAGACACCATATATCAAAGAAACGGGACGTTTTGGTCTCCAAAGTCAAAGAAACTCTTTTCAAGAAAAAGTAAGAAAAGCAGCAAGCTTACTAATTCAGAAAAGGACAGGTAAGAGCACACTTTGTTTAGGAACTGGTGAGTTCATGTATCTTCCAATGAAATTGGCTTCCGAAATGGGAGAGGAAGTGTATTACCAATCTACCACAAGAAGTCCCATACATATTGAAAATGAAGTAGGATATGGTGCCAGATTTGGTATGAAATTTCCGAATCCTGATGATGAATCAGTTACCAATTATGTTTATAATATCCCACCAGGGTTTTATGATGAACTATTTATTTTTTTCGAAAGAGAAGTAGAGTTAGATAGACTGCGACCATTACTGGAGGAACTTAAAAAAACAGGAATTCAGTCGATAAAAATTGTCTTTTTTTCAAAATGTTAG
- a CDS encoding HD domain-containing protein, with translation MMKKQIIEKTEAFVRNELGDDATGHDWFHVNRVRMNALHICKEEKKGDPFIIEIAALLHDIPDEKLNETVEKGKAKLDTFLQTIMLSNEEQSHIIQIINSISYKGGRKKELESVEAKIVQDADRLDAIGAIGIARTFAYGGKKGQLIYDPNIQVRKEMSEIEYRKGKSTSIHHFYEKLLKLKDLLNTDVAKRMAESRHQSMVLFLEQFYREWEGQE, from the coding sequence ATGATGAAAAAACAAATCATAGAGAAAACAGAAGCATTTGTTCGAAATGAATTAGGAGACGATGCTACCGGTCATGATTGGTTCCATGTAAATCGTGTTCGAATGAATGCTTTACATATTTGCAAGGAGGAAAAAAAGGGAGATCCATTTATAATTGAAATTGCTGCCCTTCTTCATGATATACCAGATGAAAAACTAAATGAAACTGTCGAAAAAGGAAAAGCGAAACTGGATACATTTCTTCAAACGATTATGCTTTCTAATGAAGAACAGTCGCATATTATCCAAATCATCAACTCGATTTCCTATAAAGGCGGCAGAAAAAAAGAACTTGAGTCTGTTGAAGCAAAAATTGTCCAAGATGCTGACCGCTTAGATGCAATTGGGGCAATCGGTATAGCAAGGACATTTGCTTACGGAGGAAAAAAAGGTCAACTAATATATGACCCAAACATTCAAGTTAGAAAAGAAATGAGCGAGATAGAATATCGCAAAGGAAAATCGACCAGCATTCATCATTTTTATGAAAAACTGTTAAAATTAAAGGATTTGTTAAATACTGATGTTGCTAAAAGGATGGCAGAATCCCGTCACCAATCGATGGTCCTGTTTTTAGAGCAATTTTACCGAGAGTGGGAGGGACAAGAATGA
- a CDS encoding TerC family protein, which produces MSVLNHILDTYSQFFNWSMWAEVLTNPVSWGLIGTLVILEGLLSADNALVLAVMVKHLPPEKRKKALFYGLLGAYAFRFIAIGIGVFLIKLWWVKILGAGYLAWLSIKYFLDKRKGSEEGDEESEGLNQSGLLIRLFGTFWGTVVAVELMDIAFSVDSVLAAFGVSEQVWVLLVGGMLGVLMMRGVAGVFLTLIDRVPELETTAYILILIIALKMLLAVFHIDMGHLTFFIILLVTFGATFVVHFMNKKKEESKGN; this is translated from the coding sequence ATGTCAGTGTTAAATCATATCTTAGACACGTATTCCCAATTTTTTAATTGGAGTATGTGGGCAGAAGTATTAACAAATCCTGTAAGCTGGGGTTTGATTGGTACACTAGTTATCTTAGAGGGGTTACTATCTGCTGATAATGCGCTTGTTCTAGCAGTAATGGTAAAGCACCTGCCGCCTGAAAAACGAAAGAAGGCTTTATTCTATGGATTATTAGGTGCGTATGCTTTCCGTTTCATCGCAATTGGAATTGGTGTTTTCCTTATCAAACTTTGGTGGGTAAAAATATTGGGTGCAGGATACCTTGCATGGTTATCAATCAAATACTTTCTTGATAAACGTAAAGGATCTGAAGAGGGCGATGAAGAGTCAGAAGGCTTGAACCAAAGCGGCTTACTTATCCGCTTATTCGGAACATTCTGGGGAACAGTCGTAGCGGTAGAATTAATGGATATCGCCTTCTCTGTTGACAGTGTTCTTGCTGCATTCGGTGTAAGTGAGCAGGTATGGGTCTTATTAGTTGGAGGTATGCTTGGTGTCTTAATGATGCGTGGAGTGGCAGGCGTGTTCTTAACATTGATTGACCGCGTTCCTGAACTTGAAACTACAGCATATATTTTAATCCTAATTATTGCCTTAAAAATGCTTCTTGCTGTTTTCCATATAGATATGGGACATTTAACATTCTTCATTATTCTATTAGTGACTTTCGGAGCTACCTTCGTTGTTCACTTTATGAATAAAAAGAAAGAAGAGAGTAAAGGGAATTAA